In Mauremys mutica isolate MM-2020 ecotype Southern chromosome 16, ASM2049712v1, whole genome shotgun sequence, one DNA window encodes the following:
- the LOC123350966 gene encoding fish-egg lectin-like has translation MMLWEFLLLLLPLLAGSSALDCIEIPGSLKQIDASNGQVFGVNSADNIYTLYGDNWVQVPGSLKHVTVGPAGVWGVNSKNNIYKLVGGSWQQVTGLLKQIDAGGDMFVNGVNMNDDIYCLSRPPTVSANGASDLPWVNIEGKLKYYSCGVWGCWGVNSADDIYFRFDVTPDPCAGSRWEQIPGKLSMIEVGTEGSVYGVNSAGQVYHREGITKSNPVGTSWTQVGSFICNCKHVSYDLGVLWFITNQDKIVKCRI, from the exons CTCTGGACTGCATTGAGATACCAGGGTCATTAAAGCAGATTGATGCCAGTAATGGGCAGGTGTTTGGAGTGAACAGCGCAGACAATATTTACACGCTATACGGAGACAACTGGGTCCAGGTGCCGGGCTCCTTAAAACACGTCACGGTTGGTCCTGCCGGAGTCTGGGGTGTGAACAGCAAGAACAACATCTACAAGCTGGTGGGAGGAAGCTGGCAACAGGTCACAG GGCTGCTCAAGCAAATTGATGCAGGTGGAGACATGTTCGTCAATGGTGTCAACATGAATGATGACATCTACTGTCTGTCTCGTCCACCAACGGTCTCTGCGAATGGTGCCTCCGACTTGCCCTGGGTCAATATTGAAGGAAAGCTGAAGTACTACAGCTGTGgtgtgtggggctgctggggagttaACTCAGCTGACGATATCTATTTCCGGTTTGATGTCACCCCGGATCCTTGTGCAGGATCCAGGTGGGAGCAGATTCCAGGCAAGCTGTCCATGATTGAGGTCGGGACCGAAGGCTCTGTCTATGGCGTGAACAGTGCAGGACAAGTATATCACAG GGAAGGAATCACTAAAAGCAACCCCGTCGGCACCAGCTGGACCCAGGTGGGCAGTTTCATCTGCAACTGCAAACATGTGTCCTATGACCTGGGTGTGCTGTGGTTTATCACTAACCAGGACAAGATTGTGAAATGCCGGATCTAA